A portion of the Chromobacterium sp. IIBBL 290-4 genome contains these proteins:
- a CDS encoding alpha/beta hydrolase, which yields MWDDDDVVLLTAPGWGNSGDAHWQSRWELTYPLARRVVQQDWLYPAREAWVAGLSAAIADIPGRLVIAAHSLGCHATVAWLLQASLAEQRRVKGVLLVAPPALPILPETARAGGELPEGAPLPDFAGFEAAYPHTLPVPAIVAASQDDPYCGLAEAKRMAEAWGAQFCDAGRCGHMGSLAGLGSWPTGQSLLQRLILG from the coding sequence ATGTGGGACGACGATGATGTCGTATTGCTGACGGCGCCGGGCTGGGGCAATTCCGGCGACGCGCATTGGCAGAGCCGCTGGGAGCTGACCTACCCTTTGGCGCGTCGGGTTGTGCAGCAGGATTGGCTGTATCCGGCGCGAGAGGCGTGGGTGGCGGGCTTGTCCGCCGCTATAGCCGATATTCCCGGCCGGCTGGTCATCGCCGCGCACAGCCTGGGCTGCCATGCGACGGTGGCCTGGCTGCTGCAGGCGTCTCTGGCGGAGCAGCGCCGGGTGAAGGGCGTGTTGCTGGTCGCGCCGCCGGCTTTGCCTATCTTGCCGGAAACCGCCCGCGCCGGCGGCGAGCTGCCCGAGGGCGCGCCCTTGCCGGATTTCGCCGGTTTCGAGGCGGCTTATCCGCATACGCTGCCAGTGCCTGCCATCGTCGCCGCCAGCCAGGACGATCCCTATTGCGGCTTGGCCGAGGCGAAACGGATGGCCGAAGCCTGGGGCGCGCAGTTTTGCGACGCCGGCCGCTGCGGCCATATGGGCAGCCTGGCGGGACTGGGCAGTTGGCCGACGGGACAAAGCCTGCTGCAGCGATTGATTCTAGGGTAG
- a CDS encoding exodeoxyribonuclease III produces the protein MLRIVSANLNGIRSADKKGFFDWLATIQADFVCVQELKAQAGDLSDRMRNPDGLAGYFHYAEKKGYSGVGVYTRHQPDAVVEGLGVDWIDAEGRFLQLDFGKLSVISLYLPSGSSSDERQQVKFDFLDVFMPHLEKLKAEGRDIVICGDWNIAHNEIDLKNWKGNLKNSGFLPEERAWMTDLLGRVGWRDVWRNLYPEAPGYTWWSNRGQAYAKDVGWRIDYHIVTPSLMELAESSSVYKDEKFSDHAPLIVDYRRPL, from the coding sequence ATGCTTCGTATCGTTTCCGCCAACCTGAACGGCATCCGCTCGGCCGATAAAAAGGGTTTCTTCGATTGGCTGGCCACCATCCAGGCCGATTTTGTCTGCGTGCAGGAGCTGAAAGCGCAGGCCGGCGACCTGTCGGACCGGATGCGCAATCCGGACGGCCTGGCCGGCTATTTCCATTATGCGGAGAAAAAAGGCTATAGCGGCGTCGGCGTCTATACCCGCCATCAGCCGGATGCGGTGGTGGAAGGGCTGGGCGTGGACTGGATCGACGCCGAGGGCCGTTTCCTGCAGCTGGATTTCGGCAAGCTGTCGGTGATCTCGCTGTATCTGCCGTCCGGCTCCAGCAGCGACGAGCGCCAGCAGGTGAAGTTCGACTTTCTGGACGTGTTCATGCCGCACCTGGAAAAGCTGAAAGCGGAAGGCCGCGACATCGTTATCTGCGGCGACTGGAACATCGCTCACAACGAGATCGACCTGAAAAACTGGAAGGGCAATCTGAAGAATTCCGGCTTCCTGCCGGAAGAGCGCGCCTGGATGACCGACTTGCTGGGCCGCGTCGGCTGGCGCGACGTCTGGCGCAATCTGTACCCGGAGGCGCCCGGCTACACCTGGTGGAGCAACCGCGGCCAAGCATACGCCAAGGATGTGGGCTGGCGCATCGATTACCACATCGTCACGCCGTCGTTGATGGAGTTGGCCGAATCGTCCAGCGTCTACAAGGATGAAAAGTTCTCCGACCACGCGCCGCTGATCGTCGATTACCGCCGGCCCCTGTGA
- the pyrE gene encoding orotate phosphoribosyltransferase: protein MSDFRQDFIRFALDMQVLKFGEFITKAGRKSPYFFNAGLFNDGLSTLKLSRFYAQSIQASGVEFDMLFGPAYKGIILAAAAGMALAEQGRNVPFAYNRKEAKDHGEGGTLVGAPLKGKVLIIDDVISAGTSVRESVQLIRAAGAEPAGVAIALDRMERGQGELSAVQEVAQQHGLPVVAIATLKDLLGFLEHSPELAAHLDAVRAYRAEYGVND, encoded by the coding sequence ATGAGCGATTTCCGTCAGGATTTCATTCGTTTTGCGCTGGACATGCAAGTTTTGAAGTTTGGCGAGTTCATCACCAAGGCCGGCCGCAAGTCGCCGTACTTCTTCAATGCCGGTCTGTTCAACGACGGCCTGTCCACGCTGAAGCTGTCGCGCTTCTACGCCCAATCCATCCAGGCGAGCGGCGTCGAGTTCGACATGCTGTTCGGCCCCGCCTATAAAGGCATCATCCTGGCCGCCGCCGCCGGCATGGCGCTGGCCGAACAAGGCCGCAACGTGCCCTTCGCCTACAACCGCAAAGAAGCCAAGGACCACGGCGAAGGCGGCACCCTGGTCGGCGCGCCGCTGAAGGGCAAGGTGCTGATCATAGACGATGTGATCTCCGCCGGCACCTCGGTGCGCGAATCGGTGCAGCTGATCCGCGCCGCCGGCGCCGAACCGGCCGGCGTGGCCATCGCGCTGGACCGCATGGAGCGCGGCCAGGGCGAACTGTCCGCCGTGCAGGAAGTGGCGCAGCAACATGGCCTGCCGGTGGTAGCCATCGCCACGCTGAAAGACCTGCTGGGCTTCCTGGAGCACAGCCCGGAACTGGCCGCCCACCTGGACGCGGTGCGCGCCTATCGCGCCGAATACGGCGTCAACGACTGA
- the kdpA gene encoding potassium-transporting ATPase subunit KdpA encodes MLIHALWQYLPFLLVLLALIKPAGIYMQRAMEGQPPLLGRPGRWLERRLYRLAAVDPGEEMDWKRYAIHLLLFQLIGALFLYFLQRWQAWLPFNPQAFGAVGPDTAFNTTVSFVSNTSWQGYAGETTLSHLSQMMGINVQSFLSAASGIAVMMALVRGLTRQSGKTLGNVWVDLTRATLYILLPLSFALAMIFVQQGMPQTLSAGINAHTLDTTHYSVPLLDKAGNPVKDAHGQPQMQQLSSKQQFLALGPVASQEPIKIMSGDGGGFFNANSAHPYENPTPLSNFLEMLTLLILPAGLCYTFGRMVGDTRQGWTIVAAMSLMMTLGVAVCMNQEQMGNPLLPAHMVDQAFGPHQTGGNMEGKEVRFGAAGSGLFAAVTTSSGDGAVNAMHDSFMPIGGMVPMVLMQTGEVVFGGPGAGIYSIVIHAILVVFIVGLMIGRAPEYLGKKIEAFETKMMAIVLLLVPILILVQSAISVSTAAGLAGLGNPGAHGLSEVLYAYTSGANNNGSGFGGLSANTPFYNIMLAIAMWFGRYGVIVPVLALAGSLAGKPRRAPGAGTLPSHGPMFVLLLIATIVLVTALTYLPALALGPIAEHMTLVVR; translated from the coding sequence ATGCTGATACACGCACTTTGGCAATATCTGCCCTTCCTGCTGGTATTGCTGGCGCTGATCAAACCGGCCGGCATCTATATGCAGCGGGCGATGGAGGGCCAACCGCCGCTGTTGGGCCGTCCCGGCCGTTGGCTGGAGCGGCGCTTATACCGTTTGGCGGCGGTGGACCCGGGAGAGGAGATGGACTGGAAACGCTATGCCATCCATCTGCTATTGTTCCAACTCATCGGCGCGCTCTTCCTCTATTTTCTGCAACGCTGGCAAGCCTGGCTGCCTTTCAATCCCCAAGCCTTCGGCGCCGTCGGCCCCGACACCGCCTTCAACACCACCGTCAGCTTCGTCAGCAACACCAGCTGGCAGGGTTATGCCGGCGAAACCACCCTCAGCCATCTGTCGCAGATGATGGGCATCAATGTGCAAAGCTTCCTGTCCGCAGCCAGCGGCATCGCCGTGATGATGGCGCTGGTGCGCGGCCTCACCCGCCAGAGCGGCAAAACGCTGGGCAATGTCTGGGTGGACCTGACCCGCGCCACGCTTTACATTTTGCTGCCGCTGTCTTTCGCGCTGGCGATGATCTTCGTCCAGCAAGGCATGCCGCAAACCTTGAGCGCGGGCATTAACGCCCACACGCTGGATACTACCCATTACAGCGTGCCGCTATTGGACAAGGCCGGCAATCCGGTGAAGGATGCACATGGCCAGCCGCAGATGCAGCAACTGAGCAGCAAGCAGCAGTTCCTCGCCTTGGGACCGGTCGCCTCGCAAGAGCCGATCAAGATCATGAGCGGCGACGGCGGCGGCTTCTTCAACGCCAACTCCGCCCACCCTTATGAAAACCCGACGCCGCTGAGCAATTTCCTGGAAATGCTGACGCTGCTGATCCTGCCCGCTGGCCTGTGCTACACCTTCGGCCGCATGGTCGGCGACACGCGCCAGGGCTGGACCATCGTCGCAGCGATGAGCTTGATGATGACGCTGGGCGTGGCGGTGTGCATGAACCAGGAACAGATGGGCAATCCGCTGCTGCCTGCCCACATGGTGGATCAGGCCTTCGGCCCGCATCAGACCGGCGGCAATATGGAAGGCAAGGAGGTCCGTTTCGGCGCCGCCGGCTCTGGCCTGTTCGCGGCGGTGACCACCAGTTCCGGCGACGGCGCGGTCAACGCCATGCACGATTCCTTCATGCCGATAGGCGGCATGGTGCCGATGGTGTTGATGCAGACCGGCGAAGTGGTGTTCGGCGGCCCCGGCGCCGGCATCTACAGCATCGTGATCCACGCCATTCTGGTGGTGTTCATCGTCGGCCTGATGATAGGCCGCGCGCCGGAGTATCTGGGCAAGAAGATAGAGGCGTTCGAAACCAAGATGATGGCCATCGTGCTGCTCTTGGTGCCGATTCTGATTCTGGTGCAGTCGGCGATCAGCGTCAGCACCGCCGCCGGCTTGGCCGGACTCGGCAATCCCGGCGCCCATGGCCTGAGCGAAGTGCTGTATGCCTACACCTCCGGTGCCAACAATAATGGCAGCGGCTTCGGCGGATTGTCGGCCAACACGCCGTTCTACAACATCATGCTGGCCATCGCCATGTGGTTTGGCCGTTACGGCGTGATCGTGCCGGTGCTGGCGCTGGCCGGCTCGCTGGCCGGCAAACCGCGCCGCGCCCCCGGCGCCGGCACCCTGCCCAGCCACGGCCCGATGTTTGTGCTGCTGCTGATCGCCACCATCGTGCTGGTGACGGCGCTGACCTATCTGCCGGCGCTGGCGCTGGGGCCGATCGCCGAACACATGACGCTGGTCGTCCGCTAA
- a CDS encoding YbaN family protein has product MNEARHPAVRWLYLAGGCLMVALGVIGAVLPVMPTTIFLILALACFSKSSPRLEAKLLAHPKYGPGLRRWREQRVVPVKAKCFAAFGMGIGFVALLLSRPPHWVPWLVAAIELSVLVYLLSRPSRPA; this is encoded by the coding sequence TTGAACGAAGCCCGTCATCCCGCCGTGCGCTGGCTGTATCTGGCGGGCGGCTGCCTGATGGTGGCCTTGGGCGTGATCGGCGCCGTGTTGCCGGTGATGCCCACCACCATCTTCCTGATTCTGGCGCTGGCTTGTTTCAGCAAGTCGTCGCCGCGGCTGGAAGCCAAGCTGCTGGCGCATCCCAAGTACGGTCCGGGCCTCAGGCGCTGGCGCGAGCAGCGCGTGGTGCCGGTCAAGGCCAAGTGCTTCGCCGCTTTCGGCATGGGGATAGGCTTTGTCGCCTTGCTGCTGTCCCGGCCGCCGCACTGGGTGCCGTGGCTGGTGGCCGCGATCGAGCTGTCTGTGCTGGTGTATTTGCTGAGCCGGCCTTCGCGGCCGGCCTAG
- a CDS encoding biliverdin-producing heme oxygenase yields the protein MSAVAETTRTQDLKARTHATHDQLDQRIMANQPFASRDNYARFLDAQYRFLRDADALYDNPELAKLFPDLAERRRYVSIAADMGDLGRALPQLAEAPISSQLDVATAMGWLYVVEGSKLGAAILYKLANKLGLDEKFGARHLAGHPDGRARHWRAFTSALDGLMLDEESEARVTAGAVSAFACMNAHLDQVYA from the coding sequence ATGAGCGCTGTTGCCGAAACTACCCGCACCCAGGATCTGAAAGCCCGCACCCACGCCACCCACGACCAGCTGGATCAGCGCATCATGGCCAACCAGCCCTTCGCCAGCCGCGATAACTACGCGCGCTTCCTGGATGCGCAATACCGCTTTCTGCGCGATGCCGACGCGCTGTACGACAACCCGGAACTGGCCAAGCTGTTCCCGGACCTGGCCGAGCGCCGCCGCTATGTCAGCATCGCCGCCGACATGGGCGATCTGGGCCGCGCGCTGCCGCAACTGGCCGAGGCGCCGATCAGCAGCCAGCTGGACGTGGCCACCGCCATGGGCTGGCTCTACGTGGTGGAGGGCTCCAAGCTCGGCGCAGCCATCCTGTACAAGCTGGCCAACAAGCTGGGTCTGGATGAGAAGTTCGGCGCCCGCCACTTGGCCGGCCATCCGGATGGCCGCGCCCGCCATTGGCGCGCCTTCACTTCGGCGCTGGATGGCCTGATGCTGGACGAGGAATCGGAAGCCCGCGTCACTGCCGGGGCCGTATCCGCCTTCGCCTGCATGAACGCGCATCTGGATCAGGTGTACGCTTGA
- the cutA gene encoding divalent-cation tolerance protein CutA encodes MNSFPSEQCLLVISNAPDADSAARLAEALVAERLAACVNILAPCRSVYRWQGRVEQAEEVPLLIKTTEGVYPALEARLTALHPYDVPEIVALPLSRGLPAYLRWVSEQTLSSADGG; translated from the coding sequence TTGAATTCTTTTCCATCTGAACAATGTTTACTGGTGATCAGCAACGCGCCGGACGCGGATAGCGCCGCCCGGCTGGCCGAGGCCTTGGTGGCCGAGCGCCTGGCCGCCTGCGTCAACATCCTGGCGCCGTGCCGCTCAGTGTACCGCTGGCAGGGCCGGGTGGAACAGGCGGAGGAGGTGCCGCTGCTGATCAAAACCACCGAGGGCGTTTATCCGGCGCTAGAGGCGCGGCTGACGGCGCTGCATCCTTATGATGTGCCGGAAATCGTCGCCCTGCCGCTATCGCGCGGTTTGCCCGCTTACTTGAGATGGGTATCGGAGCAGACGCTTTCAAGCGCCGATGGCGGATAA
- a CDS encoding FxsA family protein, which translates to MRALPLLLLLYPFAEIATLVALAGRIGGFAVFLLVMLSSLLGLWMLRNQKLGALLTLGSVMRQGDKVSLYSLLWPLRYALAGLLFLLPGLLSDVFAILLLLPFKGPDISLGGRAAGPMGPMGPAGQNGGSDIIEGEYSRVDETQPTDRRLH; encoded by the coding sequence ATGCGCGCACTCCCTTTGCTGTTGCTGCTCTACCCTTTCGCCGAAATCGCCACCCTGGTGGCGCTGGCCGGCCGCATCGGCGGTTTCGCCGTCTTCCTGCTGGTGATGCTATCGTCCTTGCTGGGCCTGTGGATGCTGCGCAACCAGAAGCTCGGCGCCTTGCTGACGCTGGGCAGCGTGATGCGCCAGGGCGACAAGGTCTCGCTGTACTCTCTGCTGTGGCCGCTGCGCTATGCGCTGGCGGGCTTGCTGTTCCTGCTGCCCGGCTTGTTGAGCGACGTGTTCGCCATCTTGCTGCTATTGCCCTTCAAGGGACCGGACATCTCGCTGGGCGGCCGCGCCGCCGGCCCGATGGGCCCCATGGGTCCGGCCGGCCAGAATGGCGGCAGCGACATCATCGAAGGCGAGTATAGCCGGGTGGACGAAACGCAGCCGACCGACCGCCGGCTTCACTGA
- a CDS encoding DUF167 domain-containing protein, producing MKPWLTCRDGAVRLTLHVQPGAKKTEPAGEHGDCLKIRLAAPPVDGKANAALLAWLADRFDVAKRDVVLLSGDKNRHKVVEIACALDEAAVLGLFQLQ from the coding sequence ATGAAACCCTGGTTGACCTGCCGCGACGGCGCGGTGCGGCTGACCCTGCATGTCCAGCCCGGCGCGAAGAAAACCGAGCCGGCCGGCGAGCATGGCGATTGCCTGAAGATCAGGCTAGCGGCCCCGCCGGTGGACGGCAAGGCCAACGCCGCTTTGCTGGCTTGGCTGGCGGACCGCTTTGATGTGGCCAAGCGCGATGTCGTTTTGCTCAGCGGCGACAAGAACCGCCACAAGGTGGTGGAAATCGCCTGCGCGCTGGATGAAGCCGCGGTGCTGGGCTTGTTTCAGCTTCAGTGA
- a CDS encoding Dps family protein — translation MDIGINEQDRQEIAHGLSRLLADSYTLYLKTHNFHWNVTGPMFNTLHLMFETQYNELSLAVDAVAERIRALGHYAPGSYADYARLTAIPEASGVPKADDMIRQLVEGHETLCRTARSVFPVVERAGDEPTADLLTQRLQVHEKTAWMLRSLLEK, via the coding sequence ATGGATATCGGCATCAATGAGCAAGACCGCCAGGAAATCGCCCATGGCCTGTCTCGCCTGCTGGCGGACAGCTATACCCTGTACCTGAAGACCCACAACTTCCACTGGAACGTGACCGGGCCGATGTTCAACACCCTGCACCTGATGTTCGAAACCCAGTACAACGAGCTGTCGCTGGCGGTGGACGCCGTCGCCGAGCGCATCCGCGCGCTGGGCCACTACGCGCCAGGCAGCTATGCCGACTACGCCCGCCTGACCGCCATTCCGGAAGCCTCCGGCGTGCCCAAGGCCGACGACATGATCCGCCAGCTGGTGGAAGGCCACGAAACCCTGTGCCGCACTGCCCGCAGCGTGTTTCCGGTGGTGGAGCGCGCCGGCGACGAGCCGACAGCCGACCTCTTGACCCAGCGCCTGCAAGTGCACGAAAAAACCGCCTGGATGCTGCGCAGCCTGCTGGAAAAGTAA
- a CDS encoding energy transducer TonB: MADLQHRPRPSPSSNATLWLMAGVSLLLHLSLLSLAGIRFSAPPIAPANDDQISIRLQRQPAPAPPKVERLADSDNQGSGNTAAPKQLLSRSAPQRQEKTESVEPGREPQPARPITRSEPAPAVAAPTPSNINTGSLLAQVGALSRAGDNAAIDSNQETGRDGNRLGDTARGYVWARYQADWRLKVEKIGNLNYPAEAKRQGLHGSVTLEVTLSADGNLQGMRVSRSSGSQVLDEAAQRVVELSSPFAPFPPGLSGRYPSLRLSQKFVFTRDNLLSSH; the protein is encoded by the coding sequence ATGGCAGACCTTCAGCACCGACCCCGCCCCTCTCCATCCAGCAACGCCACCCTGTGGCTGATGGCCGGCGTGTCGCTATTGCTGCACCTCTCCCTGCTCAGCCTTGCCGGCATCCGCTTTTCCGCCCCGCCGATAGCGCCGGCCAACGATGACCAGATCAGCATCCGATTGCAGCGCCAGCCCGCGCCCGCCCCGCCCAAAGTGGAAAGGCTGGCGGATAGCGACAACCAAGGCTCCGGCAATACCGCCGCCCCCAAACAGCTGCTCAGCCGCAGCGCGCCGCAACGCCAGGAAAAAACCGAATCCGTCGAACCCGGACGCGAGCCGCAGCCGGCGCGGCCCATTACCCGTTCCGAACCCGCGCCCGCCGTCGCCGCGCCGACGCCATCCAATATCAACACCGGCTCGCTGCTGGCGCAGGTCGGCGCGCTGTCCAGGGCCGGCGACAATGCCGCCATCGACAGCAACCAGGAAACCGGCCGCGACGGCAACCGCCTGGGCGACACCGCGCGCGGCTATGTCTGGGCCCGCTATCAGGCCGACTGGCGCCTGAAGGTCGAAAAGATAGGCAATTTGAACTATCCGGCCGAAGCCAAACGCCAGGGCCTGCACGGTTCGGTCACCCTGGAGGTGACGCTGAGCGCCGACGGCAATCTGCAAGGCATGCGGGTGTCGCGCTCCTCCGGCAGCCAAGTGCTGGACGAGGCCGCGCAGCGCGTGGTCGAACTCTCCTCGCCTTTCGCGCCTTTCCCGCCGGGCTTGTCGGGACGCTACCCCTCGCTGCGCCTGAGCCAGAAATTCGTCTTCACCCGAGACAATCTCTTGTCGAGTCACTGA
- a CDS encoding VacJ, with protein sequence MFEVNRSLALLRPQGPFLAWLKSLPGGIDPQLTLEMLGADCNAMLIPAADDYDSARDFVLSRYRQLFEAELADWCEDASLWPQKLTPNLFQQWFKLEIHPVLTDLAEEPLEREAFSPLDLDGGAD encoded by the coding sequence ATGTTTGAAGTCAACCGCAGCCTGGCGCTGCTGCGCCCGCAGGGCCCGTTTCTCGCCTGGCTCAAAAGCCTGCCCGGCGGCATCGACCCGCAGCTGACGCTGGAGATGCTGGGCGCGGACTGCAATGCGATGCTGATTCCGGCAGCCGACGACTACGACAGCGCGCGCGATTTCGTGTTGTCGCGCTACCGTCAGCTGTTCGAAGCCGAGCTGGCCGACTGGTGCGAAGACGCCAGCCTGTGGCCGCAGAAGCTCACGCCCAATTTGTTCCAGCAATGGTTCAAGCTGGAAATCCATCCGGTGCTGACCGATCTGGCCGAAGAGCCGCTCGAGCGCGAGGCCTTCTCGCCGCTCGACCTCGACGGCGGCGCCGACTAA
- a CDS encoding thioesterase family protein produces the protein MAHHTRIKVRGYHLDLFGHVNNARYLEFLEEARWSLFEAQGNLDNFLKSGLALAVVNINIDYRQPALMGDELLIETGVKSIGNRSAVIHQRVLQEANGKVVAEADVTFVIFDAKQNKALALEGALKEQLEQMAAYAV, from the coding sequence ATGGCGCATCACACTCGCATCAAGGTTCGCGGCTACCATCTGGACCTGTTTGGCCACGTCAACAACGCGCGTTATCTGGAATTCCTGGAAGAAGCCCGCTGGAGCCTGTTCGAGGCGCAAGGCAACCTGGACAACTTTCTGAAATCCGGTCTGGCGCTGGCGGTTGTCAACATCAATATCGACTATCGCCAACCGGCGCTGATGGGCGACGAGCTGCTGATCGAAACCGGCGTCAAGTCCATAGGCAACCGCAGCGCGGTGATCCATCAGCGCGTGCTGCAAGAGGCCAACGGCAAGGTCGTGGCCGAGGCCGATGTCACCTTCGTGATTTTCGACGCCAAGCAGAACAAGGCCCTCGCGCTGGAAGGCGCTTTGAAGGAACAGCTGGAACAGATGGCCGCCTACGCGGTCTGA